The proteins below are encoded in one region of Kogia breviceps isolate mKogBre1 chromosome 8, mKogBre1 haplotype 1, whole genome shotgun sequence:
- the PIP5KL1 gene encoding phosphatidylinositol 4-phosphate 5-kinase-like protein 1 isoform X4 has protein sequence MAAPSPGPHEVLAPSPEAGHRAATSSSGRRGLLWRLRDKQSRLGLFEIGPGHELHQLTCMMQAGLWAATQVSMDHPPTGFELGTLAGPAFARLRRSLGLAEEDYQGALGPGGPYLQFLSTSKSKASFFLSHDQRFFLKTLRRREVRALLAHLPRYVQHLQRHPHSLLARLLGVHSLRVARGKKKYFIIMQSVFYPTGRISERYDIKGCEMSRWVEPAPEGSPLVLVLKDLNFQGKTINLGPQRNWLLRQMELDTAFLRELNVLDYSLLLAFQRLHEDERGPGSSLIFRTARSMRGVQSLEEREAQNRRLLPDVPNALHILDGPEQRYFLGLVDLTTVYGLRKRLEHLWKTLRYPGRTFSTVSPTRYARRLCQWVEAHTE, from the exons ATGGCCGCGCCGAGTCCGGGGCCCCACGAG GTCCTGGCCCCCTCCCCAGAGGCTGGACACAGAGCTGCCACCTCGAGCTCTGGCCGCCGTGGCCTCCTCTGGCGTCTACGAGACAAGCAGTCTCGCTTAGGCCTGTTTGAGATTGGCCCAGGGCATGAGCTGCACCAGCTGACGTGTATGATGCAGGCAGGGCTGTGGGCTGCCACTCAAGTGTCCATGGACCACCCGCCCACG GGCTTCGAGCTGGGCACCCTGGCTGGCCCCGCCTTCGCCCGACTGCGGCGCTCCCTAGGGCTGGCAGAGGAGGACTATCAGGGTGCGCTGGGTCCCGGCGGCCCCTACCTGCAGTTCCTCAGCACCTCCAAGAGCAAGGCCAGCTTCTTCCTGTC CCACGACCAGCGATTCTTCCTGAAGACCCTGCGGCGCCGGGAGGTGCGGGCGCTGCTCGCCCACCTGCCCCGCTACGTGCAGCACCTGCAGCGGCACCCGCACTCGCTGCTTGCGCGGTTGCTGG GAGTGCACAGTCTGCGGGTGGCCCGGGGAAAGAAG AAATACTTCATCATCATGCAGAGCGTCTTCTATCCCACCGGCCGCATCTCCGAGAG GTATGACATCAAGGGCTGCGAGATGAGCCGCTGGGTGGAGCCCGCCCCTGAGGGCAGCCCCCTTGTCCTGGTGCTGAAAGACCTCAACTTTCAGGGCAAGACCATCAACCTGG GGCCCCAGCGGAACTGGCTCCTCCGCCAGATGGAACTGGACACCGCCTTCCTCCGGGAGCTCAACGTGCTGGATTACAGCCTCCTGCTGGCCTTTCAGCGTCTCCATGAGGATGAGCGGGGCCCAGGCAGTAGCCTCATCTTCCGCACAGCCAG GTCTATGCGAGGGGTACAGAGCCTGGAGGAGCGGGAAGCCCAGAACCGCCGGCTGCTGCCCGACGTCCCCAACGCCCTACACATCCTGGACGGGCCGGAGCAACGCTATTTCCTGGGCCTCGTGGACCTCACCACAGTCTACGGGCTCCGAAAGCGGCTGGAGCACCTGTGGAAGACGCTGCGCTACCCAGGCCGGACCTTCTCCACCGTCAGCCCAACTCGCTACGCCCGTCGCCTCTGCCAGTGGGTGGAGGCGCACACCGAGTGA
- the DPM2 gene encoding dolichol phosphate-mannose biosynthesis regulatory protein: MATGTDQVVGLGLVAVSLIIFTYYTVWVILLPFIDSQHVIHKYFLPQAYAVAIPLAAGLLLLLFVGVFITYVMLKNQKVTKKAQ; the protein is encoded by the exons GCCACGGGAACAGACCAGGTGGTGGGACTCGGCCTCGTCGCCGTTAGCCTGATCATCTTCACCTATTACACCGTCTGGGTGATTCTCTTG CCATTCATCGACAGTCAGCATGTCATCCACAAGTATTTCCTGCCCCAAGCCTACGCCGTTGCCATCCCACTGGCTGCCggcctcctgctgctgctgtttgTGG GCGTGTTCATCACCTACGTGATGCTGAAGAATCAGAAGGTGACCAAAAAGGCTCAGTGA
- the ST6GALNAC4 gene encoding alpha-N-acetyl-neuraminyl-2,3-beta-galactosyl-1,3-N-acetyl-galactosaminide alpha-2,6-sialyltransferase isoform X2, producing MLGSGLGAKIDGAECVLRMNQAPTVGFEADVGRRSTLRVVSHTSVPLLLRNYSHYFQQAHDTVYVVWGQGRHMDRALGGRTYRVLLQLTRTYPGLQVYTFTERMMAYCDQVFQDETGKNRRQSGSFLSTGWFTMILALELCEEIVVYGMVSDSYCREASHPSVPYHYFEKGRLDECQMYLAHERAPRSAHRFITEKAVFSRWAKKRPIVFAHPSWRTQ from the exons ATGCTGGGCTCGGGCCTGGGCGCCAAGATTGACGGTGCTGAGTGTGTGCTGCGCATGAACCAGGCGCCCACCGTGGGCTTCGAGGCGGACGTGGGCCGGCGCAGCACCCTGCGGGTCGTCTCCCACACGAGCGTGCCTCTGCTGCTGCGGAACTACTCGCACTACTTCCAGCAGGCCCACGACACCGTCTACGTGGTGTGGGGCCAGGGGAGACACATGGACCGGGCGCTGGGCGGCCGCACGTACCGCGTGCTGCTGCAGCTCACCAGGACGTACCCGGGCCTGCAGGTGTACACCTTCACTGAGCGCATGATGGCCTACTGCGACCAGGTCTTCCAGGACGAGACAGGCAAGAACCG GAGGCAGTCGGGCTCCTTTCTCAGCACCGGCTGGTTCACCATGATTCTCGCCCTGGAGCTGTGTGAGGAGATCGTGGTCTATGGAATGGTCAGCGACAGCTACTGCAG GGAGGCGAGCCACCCCTCGGTGCCTTACCACTACTTCGAGAAGGGCCGGCTGGACGAGTGTCAAATGTACCTGGCACACGAGCGGGCACCTCGCAGCGCGCACCGCTTCATCACTGAGAAGGCCGTGTTCTCCCGCTGGGCCAAGAAGAGGCCCATCGTGTTCGCGCACCCGTCCTGGAGGACCCAGTAG
- the PIP5KL1 gene encoding phosphatidylinositol 4-phosphate 5-kinase-like protein 1 isoform X2, translating to MAAPSPGPHEVLAPSPEAGHRAATSSSGRRGLLWRLRDKQSRLGLFEIGPGHELHQLTCMMQAGLWAATQVSMDHPPTGLPTEEDFSEVLTQVHEGFELGTLAGPAFARLRRSLGLAEEDYQGALGPGGPYLQFLSTSKSKASFFLSHDQRFFLKTLRRREVRALLAHLPRYVQHLQRHPHSLLARLLGVHSLRVARGKKKYFIIMQSVFYPTGRISERYDIKGCEMSRWVEPAPEGSPLVLVLKDLNFQGKTINLGPQRNWLLRQMELDTAFLRELNVLDYSLLLAFQRLHEDERGPGSSLIFRTARSMRGVQSLEEREAQNRRLLPDVPNALHILDGPEQRYFLGLVDLTTVYGLRKRLEHLWKTLRYPGRTFSTVSPTRYARRLCQWVEAHTE from the exons ATGGCCGCGCCGAGTCCGGGGCCCCACGAG GTCCTGGCCCCCTCCCCAGAGGCTGGACACAGAGCTGCCACCTCGAGCTCTGGCCGCCGTGGCCTCCTCTGGCGTCTACGAGACAAGCAGTCTCGCTTAGGCCTGTTTGAGATTGGCCCAGGGCATGAGCTGCACCAGCTGACGTGTATGATGCAGGCAGGGCTGTGGGCTGCCACTCAAGTGTCCATGGACCACCCGCCCACG GGGCTGCCCACGGAGGAGGATTTCTCCGAGGTCCTGACCCAGGTTCACGAG GGCTTCGAGCTGGGCACCCTGGCTGGCCCCGCCTTCGCCCGACTGCGGCGCTCCCTAGGGCTGGCAGAGGAGGACTATCAGGGTGCGCTGGGTCCCGGCGGCCCCTACCTGCAGTTCCTCAGCACCTCCAAGAGCAAGGCCAGCTTCTTCCTGTC CCACGACCAGCGATTCTTCCTGAAGACCCTGCGGCGCCGGGAGGTGCGGGCGCTGCTCGCCCACCTGCCCCGCTACGTGCAGCACCTGCAGCGGCACCCGCACTCGCTGCTTGCGCGGTTGCTGG GAGTGCACAGTCTGCGGGTGGCCCGGGGAAAGAAG AAATACTTCATCATCATGCAGAGCGTCTTCTATCCCACCGGCCGCATCTCCGAGAG GTATGACATCAAGGGCTGCGAGATGAGCCGCTGGGTGGAGCCCGCCCCTGAGGGCAGCCCCCTTGTCCTGGTGCTGAAAGACCTCAACTTTCAGGGCAAGACCATCAACCTGG GGCCCCAGCGGAACTGGCTCCTCCGCCAGATGGAACTGGACACCGCCTTCCTCCGGGAGCTCAACGTGCTGGATTACAGCCTCCTGCTGGCCTTTCAGCGTCTCCATGAGGATGAGCGGGGCCCAGGCAGTAGCCTCATCTTCCGCACAGCCAG GTCTATGCGAGGGGTACAGAGCCTGGAGGAGCGGGAAGCCCAGAACCGCCGGCTGCTGCCCGACGTCCCCAACGCCCTACACATCCTGGACGGGCCGGAGCAACGCTATTTCCTGGGCCTCGTGGACCTCACCACAGTCTACGGGCTCCGAAAGCGGCTGGAGCACCTGTGGAAGACGCTGCGCTACCCAGGCCGGACCTTCTCCACCGTCAGCCCAACTCGCTACGCCCGTCGCCTCTGCCAGTGGGTGGAGGCGCACACCGAGTGA
- the PIP5KL1 gene encoding phosphatidylinositol 4-phosphate 5-kinase-like protein 1 isoform X5 yields the protein MAAPSPGPHEGFELGTLAGPAFARLRRSLGLAEEDYQGALGPGGPYLQFLSTSKSKASFFLSHDQRFFLKTLRRREVRALLAHLPRYVQHLQRHPHSLLARLLGVHSLRVARGKKKYFIIMQSVFYPTGRISERYDIKGCEMSRWVEPAPEGSPLVLVLKDLNFQGKTINLGPQRNWLLRQMELDTAFLRELNVLDYSLLLAFQRLHEDERGPGSSLIFRTARSMRGVQSLEEREAQNRRLLPDVPNALHILDGPEQRYFLGLVDLTTVYGLRKRLEHLWKTLRYPGRTFSTVSPTRYARRLCQWVEAHTE from the exons ATGGCCGCGCCGAGTCCGGGGCCCCACGAG GGCTTCGAGCTGGGCACCCTGGCTGGCCCCGCCTTCGCCCGACTGCGGCGCTCCCTAGGGCTGGCAGAGGAGGACTATCAGGGTGCGCTGGGTCCCGGCGGCCCCTACCTGCAGTTCCTCAGCACCTCCAAGAGCAAGGCCAGCTTCTTCCTGTC CCACGACCAGCGATTCTTCCTGAAGACCCTGCGGCGCCGGGAGGTGCGGGCGCTGCTCGCCCACCTGCCCCGCTACGTGCAGCACCTGCAGCGGCACCCGCACTCGCTGCTTGCGCGGTTGCTGG GAGTGCACAGTCTGCGGGTGGCCCGGGGAAAGAAG AAATACTTCATCATCATGCAGAGCGTCTTCTATCCCACCGGCCGCATCTCCGAGAG GTATGACATCAAGGGCTGCGAGATGAGCCGCTGGGTGGAGCCCGCCCCTGAGGGCAGCCCCCTTGTCCTGGTGCTGAAAGACCTCAACTTTCAGGGCAAGACCATCAACCTGG GGCCCCAGCGGAACTGGCTCCTCCGCCAGATGGAACTGGACACCGCCTTCCTCCGGGAGCTCAACGTGCTGGATTACAGCCTCCTGCTGGCCTTTCAGCGTCTCCATGAGGATGAGCGGGGCCCAGGCAGTAGCCTCATCTTCCGCACAGCCAG GTCTATGCGAGGGGTACAGAGCCTGGAGGAGCGGGAAGCCCAGAACCGCCGGCTGCTGCCCGACGTCCCCAACGCCCTACACATCCTGGACGGGCCGGAGCAACGCTATTTCCTGGGCCTCGTGGACCTCACCACAGTCTACGGGCTCCGAAAGCGGCTGGAGCACCTGTGGAAGACGCTGCGCTACCCAGGCCGGACCTTCTCCACCGTCAGCCCAACTCGCTACGCCCGTCGCCTCTGCCAGTGGGTGGAGGCGCACACCGAGTGA
- the PIP5KL1 gene encoding phosphatidylinositol 4-phosphate 5-kinase-like protein 1 isoform X6, with protein sequence MQSVFYPTGRISERYDIKGCEMSRWVEPAPEGSPLVLVLKDLNFQGKTINLGPQRNWLLRQMELDTAFLRELNVLDYSLLLAFQRLHEDERGPGSSLIFRTARSMRGVQSLEEREAQNRRLLPDVPNALHILDGPEQRYFLGLVDLTTVYGLRKRLEHLWKTLRYPGRTFSTVSPTRYARRLCQWVEAHTE encoded by the exons ATGCAGAGCGTCTTCTATCCCACCGGCCGCATCTCCGAGAG GTATGACATCAAGGGCTGCGAGATGAGCCGCTGGGTGGAGCCCGCCCCTGAGGGCAGCCCCCTTGTCCTGGTGCTGAAAGACCTCAACTTTCAGGGCAAGACCATCAACCTGG GGCCCCAGCGGAACTGGCTCCTCCGCCAGATGGAACTGGACACCGCCTTCCTCCGGGAGCTCAACGTGCTGGATTACAGCCTCCTGCTGGCCTTTCAGCGTCTCCATGAGGATGAGCGGGGCCCAGGCAGTAGCCTCATCTTCCGCACAGCCAG GTCTATGCGAGGGGTACAGAGCCTGGAGGAGCGGGAAGCCCAGAACCGCCGGCTGCTGCCCGACGTCCCCAACGCCCTACACATCCTGGACGGGCCGGAGCAACGCTATTTCCTGGGCCTCGTGGACCTCACCACAGTCTACGGGCTCCGAAAGCGGCTGGAGCACCTGTGGAAGACGCTGCGCTACCCAGGCCGGACCTTCTCCACCGTCAGCCCAACTCGCTACGCCCGTCGCCTCTGCCAGTGGGTGGAGGCGCACACCGAGTGA
- the PIP5KL1 gene encoding phosphatidylinositol 4-phosphate 5-kinase-like protein 1 isoform X1 — translation MAAPSPGPHEVLAPSPEAGHRAATSSSGRRGLLWRLRDKQSRLGLFEIGPGHELHQLTCMMQAGLWAATQVSMDHPPTGLPTEEDFSEVLTQVHEGHSWGCSSFPQGFELGTLAGPAFARLRRSLGLAEEDYQGALGPGGPYLQFLSTSKSKASFFLSHDQRFFLKTLRRREVRALLAHLPRYVQHLQRHPHSLLARLLGVHSLRVARGKKKYFIIMQSVFYPTGRISERYDIKGCEMSRWVEPAPEGSPLVLVLKDLNFQGKTINLGPQRNWLLRQMELDTAFLRELNVLDYSLLLAFQRLHEDERGPGSSLIFRTARSMRGVQSLEEREAQNRRLLPDVPNALHILDGPEQRYFLGLVDLTTVYGLRKRLEHLWKTLRYPGRTFSTVSPTRYARRLCQWVEAHTE, via the exons ATGGCCGCGCCGAGTCCGGGGCCCCACGAG GTCCTGGCCCCCTCCCCAGAGGCTGGACACAGAGCTGCCACCTCGAGCTCTGGCCGCCGTGGCCTCCTCTGGCGTCTACGAGACAAGCAGTCTCGCTTAGGCCTGTTTGAGATTGGCCCAGGGCATGAGCTGCACCAGCTGACGTGTATGATGCAGGCAGGGCTGTGGGCTGCCACTCAAGTGTCCATGGACCACCCGCCCACG GGGCTGCCCACGGAGGAGGATTTCTCCGAGGTCCTGACCCAGGTTCACGAG GGACACTcctggggctgctcttcctttccGCAGGGCTTCGAGCTGGGCACCCTGGCTGGCCCCGCCTTCGCCCGACTGCGGCGCTCCCTAGGGCTGGCAGAGGAGGACTATCAGGGTGCGCTGGGTCCCGGCGGCCCCTACCTGCAGTTCCTCAGCACCTCCAAGAGCAAGGCCAGCTTCTTCCTGTC CCACGACCAGCGATTCTTCCTGAAGACCCTGCGGCGCCGGGAGGTGCGGGCGCTGCTCGCCCACCTGCCCCGCTACGTGCAGCACCTGCAGCGGCACCCGCACTCGCTGCTTGCGCGGTTGCTGG GAGTGCACAGTCTGCGGGTGGCCCGGGGAAAGAAG AAATACTTCATCATCATGCAGAGCGTCTTCTATCCCACCGGCCGCATCTCCGAGAG GTATGACATCAAGGGCTGCGAGATGAGCCGCTGGGTGGAGCCCGCCCCTGAGGGCAGCCCCCTTGTCCTGGTGCTGAAAGACCTCAACTTTCAGGGCAAGACCATCAACCTGG GGCCCCAGCGGAACTGGCTCCTCCGCCAGATGGAACTGGACACCGCCTTCCTCCGGGAGCTCAACGTGCTGGATTACAGCCTCCTGCTGGCCTTTCAGCGTCTCCATGAGGATGAGCGGGGCCCAGGCAGTAGCCTCATCTTCCGCACAGCCAG GTCTATGCGAGGGGTACAGAGCCTGGAGGAGCGGGAAGCCCAGAACCGCCGGCTGCTGCCCGACGTCCCCAACGCCCTACACATCCTGGACGGGCCGGAGCAACGCTATTTCCTGGGCCTCGTGGACCTCACCACAGTCTACGGGCTCCGAAAGCGGCTGGAGCACCTGTGGAAGACGCTGCGCTACCCAGGCCGGACCTTCTCCACCGTCAGCCCAACTCGCTACGCCCGTCGCCTCTGCCAGTGGGTGGAGGCGCACACCGAGTGA
- the PIP5KL1 gene encoding phosphatidylinositol 4-phosphate 5-kinase-like protein 1 isoform X3: MWDSDQGLSPVGCLLPQAHCFWCLPPQVLAPSPEAGHRAATSSSGRRGLLWRLRDKQSRLGLFEIGPGHELHQLTCMMQAGLWAATQVSMDHPPTGLPTEEDFSEVLTQVHEGFELGTLAGPAFARLRRSLGLAEEDYQGALGPGGPYLQFLSTSKSKASFFLSHDQRFFLKTLRRREVRALLAHLPRYVQHLQRHPHSLLARLLGVHSLRVARGKKKYFIIMQSVFYPTGRISERYDIKGCEMSRWVEPAPEGSPLVLVLKDLNFQGKTINLGPQRNWLLRQMELDTAFLRELNVLDYSLLLAFQRLHEDERGPGSSLIFRTARSMRGVQSLEEREAQNRRLLPDVPNALHILDGPEQRYFLGLVDLTTVYGLRKRLEHLWKTLRYPGRTFSTVSPTRYARRLCQWVEAHTE; the protein is encoded by the exons ATGTGGGACTCAGACCAGGGTCTCTCCCCTGTGGGATGCTTGCTGCCTCAGGCTCATTGCTTCTGGTGCCTCCCACCCCAGGTCCTGGCCCCCTCCCCAGAGGCTGGACACAGAGCTGCCACCTCGAGCTCTGGCCGCCGTGGCCTCCTCTGGCGTCTACGAGACAAGCAGTCTCGCTTAGGCCTGTTTGAGATTGGCCCAGGGCATGAGCTGCACCAGCTGACGTGTATGATGCAGGCAGGGCTGTGGGCTGCCACTCAAGTGTCCATGGACCACCCGCCCACG GGGCTGCCCACGGAGGAGGATTTCTCCGAGGTCCTGACCCAGGTTCACGAG GGCTTCGAGCTGGGCACCCTGGCTGGCCCCGCCTTCGCCCGACTGCGGCGCTCCCTAGGGCTGGCAGAGGAGGACTATCAGGGTGCGCTGGGTCCCGGCGGCCCCTACCTGCAGTTCCTCAGCACCTCCAAGAGCAAGGCCAGCTTCTTCCTGTC CCACGACCAGCGATTCTTCCTGAAGACCCTGCGGCGCCGGGAGGTGCGGGCGCTGCTCGCCCACCTGCCCCGCTACGTGCAGCACCTGCAGCGGCACCCGCACTCGCTGCTTGCGCGGTTGCTGG GAGTGCACAGTCTGCGGGTGGCCCGGGGAAAGAAG AAATACTTCATCATCATGCAGAGCGTCTTCTATCCCACCGGCCGCATCTCCGAGAG GTATGACATCAAGGGCTGCGAGATGAGCCGCTGGGTGGAGCCCGCCCCTGAGGGCAGCCCCCTTGTCCTGGTGCTGAAAGACCTCAACTTTCAGGGCAAGACCATCAACCTGG GGCCCCAGCGGAACTGGCTCCTCCGCCAGATGGAACTGGACACCGCCTTCCTCCGGGAGCTCAACGTGCTGGATTACAGCCTCCTGCTGGCCTTTCAGCGTCTCCATGAGGATGAGCGGGGCCCAGGCAGTAGCCTCATCTTCCGCACAGCCAG GTCTATGCGAGGGGTACAGAGCCTGGAGGAGCGGGAAGCCCAGAACCGCCGGCTGCTGCCCGACGTCCCCAACGCCCTACACATCCTGGACGGGCCGGAGCAACGCTATTTCCTGGGCCTCGTGGACCTCACCACAGTCTACGGGCTCCGAAAGCGGCTGGAGCACCTGTGGAAGACGCTGCGCTACCCAGGCCGGACCTTCTCCACCGTCAGCCCAACTCGCTACGCCCGTCGCCTCTGCCAGTGGGTGGAGGCGCACACCGAGTGA
- the ST6GALNAC4 gene encoding alpha-N-acetyl-neuraminyl-2,3-beta-galactosyl-1,3-N-acetyl-galactosaminide alpha-2,6-sialyltransferase isoform X1: MKAPGRLLLITVCSLGFSAVYILLCCWACLPFCLASCPDPHLSINSRPTVPGPQHFSGYSSVPDGKPLVREPCRSCAVVSSSGQMLGSGLGAKIDGAECVLRMNQAPTVGFEADVGRRSTLRVVSHTSVPLLLRNYSHYFQQAHDTVYVVWGQGRHMDRALGGRTYRVLLQLTRTYPGLQVYTFTERMMAYCDQVFQDETGKNRRQSGSFLSTGWFTMILALELCEEIVVYGMVSDSYCREASHPSVPYHYFEKGRLDECQMYLAHERAPRSAHRFITEKAVFSRWAKKRPIVFAHPSWRTQ; this comes from the exons ATGAAGGCTCCG GGCCGGCTCCTACTCATCACCGTGTGCTCCTTGGGCTTTTCTGCTGTCTACATCCTGCTGTGCTGCTGGGCCTGCCTGCCCTTCTGCCTGGCCTCCTGCCCGGACCCCCACCTCTCTATCAACTCCAGGCCCACTGTGCCAGGGCCCCAGCACTTCAGTGGCTACAGCAGCGTGCCAGATGGCAAG CCGCTGGTCCGAGAGCCGTGCCGCAGCTGTGCCGTGGTGTCCAGCTCGGGCCAGATGCTGGGCTCGGGCCTGGGCGCCAAGATTGACGGTGCTGAGTGTGTGCTGCGCATGAACCAGGCGCCCACCGTGGGCTTCGAGGCGGACGTGGGCCGGCGCAGCACCCTGCGGGTCGTCTCCCACACGAGCGTGCCTCTGCTGCTGCGGAACTACTCGCACTACTTCCAGCAGGCCCACGACACCGTCTACGTGGTGTGGGGCCAGGGGAGACACATGGACCGGGCGCTGGGCGGCCGCACGTACCGCGTGCTGCTGCAGCTCACCAGGACGTACCCGGGCCTGCAGGTGTACACCTTCACTGAGCGCATGATGGCCTACTGCGACCAGGTCTTCCAGGACGAGACAGGCAAGAACCG GAGGCAGTCGGGCTCCTTTCTCAGCACCGGCTGGTTCACCATGATTCTCGCCCTGGAGCTGTGTGAGGAGATCGTGGTCTATGGAATGGTCAGCGACAGCTACTGCAG GGAGGCGAGCCACCCCTCGGTGCCTTACCACTACTTCGAGAAGGGCCGGCTGGACGAGTGTCAAATGTACCTGGCACACGAGCGGGCACCTCGCAGCGCGCACCGCTTCATCACTGAGAAGGCCGTGTTCTCCCGCTGGGCCAAGAAGAGGCCCATCGTGTTCGCGCACCCGTCCTGGAGGACCCAGTAG